The proteins below are encoded in one region of Telopea speciosissima isolate NSW1024214 ecotype Mountain lineage chromosome 10, Tspe_v1, whole genome shotgun sequence:
- the LOC122643663 gene encoding disease resistance protein L6-like, with amino-acid sequence MWYESKSLESKSSTSICPYFRVRLSHKQGRSHRLIPTRTRHSSRGKTASSSSSASSSGSSKFDVFLNFRGEDTRKNFTGFLHKALKDSGINVFIDREKLWVGEAIGPALLGAIQGSKISIPVFSKGYASSKWCLMELSQMLHSHTSNGQMVLPIFFDVEPSHVRNQTGSFEGPFREHDKNFDPHIVNSWKEALRMVGELKGWVLKEDANEDQAELVELVVKRVLGELINNTHLAECKYLIGIDSHVNNLLSLLNIGFNDVQFVGICGLGGIGKTTIAKALYNRIFSCFNKHSFLSDVREQATQSMGLATLQKRLLKDIFKADIDIADCHRGKRLIEQKLCTENVLLVLDDVDNQEQVGALASELNWFGQGSRVIITTRNEHILSVAKVDKIYWPQVLDHSQSLQLFSLHAFSRDQPPKDYKLISDDVTCYSGGLPLTLKVLGSYLSGISSKEVWESTFQKLKEIPHGEIQRRLKISYDNLEDGHQKAIFLDAACFFIGWEKETVYSIWDSCGYHPKSAIYGLTKRSLVQFEDNLLRMHDQIRDMGRNIVFEESLMEPGKRSRLWSHGEILEVLKEYKGTDMIKGMMLPCYFFSHINLYSEHFEMMHNLRYLRHW; translated from the exons ATGTGGTATGAGTCAAAGTCTTTGGAATCaaaatcctctacttccatctgCCCTTACTTCCGTGTGCGCCTCTCACACAAGCAAGGCAGAAGTCACCGCCTTATCCCCACTCGGACAAGGCactcgagcaggggtaagacg gcatcatcctcctcctctgcttcttcaTCTGGATCTTCCAAATTTGATGTGTTTCTTAACTTCAGGGGTGAAGATACTCGCAAAAATTTCACCGGATTCCTTCACAAAGCCCTGAAAGATAGTGGAATCAATGTCTTTATAGATAGAGAAAAATTGTGGGTCGGAGAAGCCATAGGCCCAGCACTCCTTGGGGCGATACAGGGATCCAAAATCTCAATCCCTGTCTTCTCCAAAGGTTACGCCTCTAGCAAATGGTGCCTCATGGAGCTCTCTCAGATGCTTCATAGCCATACATCCAATGGTCAAATGGTCCTCCCCATATTCTTTGACGTTGAGCCATCCCATGTAAGAAATCAGACCGGAAGTTTTGAAGGACCATTTCGAGAACATGACAAGAATTTTGACCCACATATCGTAAACAGTTGGAAGGAAGCTTTGAGAATGGTAGGGGAGCTAAAGGGATGGGTTCTCAAGGAAGATGCAAATGA GGACCAAGCAGAGCTAGTTGAATTAGTTGTCAAAAGGGTTCTAGGTGAACTGATCAATAACACCCACTTGGCTGAATGTAAATACCTTATTGGAATAGATTCCCATGTAAATAATCTGTTATCTTTATTAAATATTGGTTTCAATGATGTTCAGTTCGTGGGAATTTGTGGTCTCGGTGGCATTGGGAAGACAACTATTGCCAAGGCTCTCTACAATCGTATCTTTTCATGTTTCAATAAGCATAGTTTTCTTTCAGATGTTAGAGAACAGGCAACACAATCCATGGGTCTAGCAACTTTGCAAAAGCGTCTTCTTAAAGATATCTTCAAAGCAGACATTGACATAGCTGATTGTCATAGAGGAAAAAGATTGATAGAACAAAAACTTTGTACAGAAAatgttcttcttgttcttgatgATGTTGACAATCAAGAACAGGTTGGTGCTTTGGCTAGTGAATTGAATTGGTTTGGTCAAGGAAGCAGGGTCATAATAAcaaccagaaatgaacatattctgAGTGTGGCTAAAGTTGATAAAATATATTGGCCTCAAGTTCTGGATCATAGTCAATCTCTTCAACTATTTAGTTTGCATGCCTTTTCAAGGGACCAACCTCCTAAAGATTACAAGCTAATTTCAGATGATGTGACATGTTATTCGGGAGGGTTGCCTTTAACTTTAAAGGTGTTGGGGTCTTACCTATCGGGCATAAGCAGCAAAGAAGTGTGGGAAAGTacatttcaaaaattaaaagaaattccACATGGAGAAATCCAGAGAAGGTTGAAGATAAGTTATGATAATCTAGAAGATGGTCATCAAAAAGCTATCTTTCTTGATGCTGCATGTTTCTTCATTGGATGGGAAAAAGAAACTGTATATTCCATATGGGATTCATGTGGCTATCATCCTAAATCAGCAATATACGGACTAACTAAAAGGTCCCTTGTACAATTTGAAGATAACTTGTTGAGGATGCATGACCAAATTCGAGACATGGGAAGGAACATTGTCTTCGAAGAAAGCCTTATGGAGCCGGGTAAACGTAGTAGATTATGGTCTCATGGTGAAATCTTGGAAGTATTAAAAGAATACAAG GGAACTGATATGATAAAAGGCATGATGCTTCCCTGCTATTTCTTTTCACATATTAATTTATATAGTGAACACTTTGAGATGATGCACAATCTAAGATATCTCAGACATTGGTAA
- the LOC122642283 gene encoding disease resistance protein L6-like — protein sequence MAKLMTEASSSSSSSASSSSGSSSNFDVFLNFRGEDTRKNFTGFLHKALKNSGINDFIDSENLWVGEAIGPALLSAIEGSKISIPIFSKGYATSKWCLLELSHILQCHTSNAQMVLPIFLDVEPSHVRNQTGSFEGPFQEHEKNFEPHTVESWREALRKIGDLKGWVLKEDANEDQAELVELVVKRVLGELINSTHLAESKYLIGIDSHVNHLLSLLNIGSNDVQFVGICGLGGIGKTTIAKALYNHILSSFNRHCFLSDVREQETHCNGLVTLQKRLLKDIFKEDIDIANCHKGKQFIEQKFRTENVLLVLDDVDNQEQVGALASEVNWFGQGSRVIITTRDEHILNVAKVDGDKIYRPQILDHKQSLQLFSLHTFSRDQPPKDYMQLSHDVACYSGGLPLTLEVWGSYLSDICNKGVWESTLQELKNIPHEKVLRRLKISYDNLENGYHKAIFLDAACFFVGWEKETVYSIWEGCGYHPESVIFRLIKRSLLKFEGNRLRMHDQIRDMGRSIVLEESLLEPGKRSRLWSHDEILEVLEEYKGTDMIKGMMFPDVFPRINLYNEHFEMMHNLRYLDIGNANYMGDFSRLPSGLRWFKWMGSDGDTIPPINFYHKSLVYLDLSESEIKPAWNVEPEDENKV from the exons ATGGCGAAACTGATGACTGAggcatcctcctcctcctcctcctctgcttcttcttcatctggATCTTCTTCCAATTTCGATGTGTTTCTTAACTTCAGGGGTGAAGATACTCGCAAAAACTTCACCGGATTCCTTCACAAAGCTCTGAAAAACAGTGGAATCAACGACTTCATTGATAGTGAAAATTTGTGGGTGGGAGAAGCCATAGGCCCAGCCCTCCTTAGCGCGATTGAGGGATCCAAAATCTCAATCCCTATCTTCTCCAAAGGTTACGCCACTAGCAAATGGTGTCTCCTGGAACTTTCTCATATACTTCAGTGTCACACATCCAATGCTCAAATGGTCCTCCCCATATTCTTAGACGTTGAGCCATCGCATGTTCGAAATCAGACTGGAAGTTTTGAAGGGCCGTTTCAAGAGCATGAGAAGAATTTTGAGCCCCATACCGTAGAGAGTTGGAGGGAAGCTTTGAGAAAGATAGGGGATCTAAAGGGATGGGTTCTCAAGGAAGACGCAAATGA GGACCAAGCAGAGCTTGTTGAATTAGTTGTCAAAAGGGTTCTGGGTGAACTAATCAATAGCACCCACTTGGCTGAAAGTAAATACCTTATTGGAATAGATTCCCATGTAAATCATCTGTTATCTTTATTAAATATTGGTTCAAATGATGTTCAGTTCGTGGGAATTTGTGGTCTCGGTGGCATTGGGAAGACAACTATTGCCAAGGCTCTCTACAATCACATCCTTTCAAGCTTTAATAGACATTGTTTTCTTTCAGACGTTAGAGAACAAGAAACACACTGCAATGGTCTAGTAACTTTGCAGAAGCGTCTTCTTAAAGATATCTTTAAGGAAGACATTGACATAGCTAATTGTCATAAAGGAAAACAATTCATAGAACAAAAATTTCGTACAGAAAATGTTCTTCTTGTCCTTGATGATGTTGACAATCAAGAACAGGTTGGTGCTTTGGCTAGTGAAGTGAATTGGTTTGGTCAAGGAAGCAGGGTTATAATAACGACCAGAGATGAACATATTCTTAATGTGGCTAAAGTTGATGGAGATAAAATATACAGACCTCAAATTCTGGATCATAAGCAATCTCTTCAATTATTTAGTCTGCATACCTTTTCAAGGGACCAACCTCCTAAAGATTATATGCAACTTTCACATGATGTGGCATGTTATTCGGGAGGGTTGCCTTTAACTCTAGAGGTGTGGGGGTCTTACCTATCGGACATATGCAATAAAGGAGTGTGGGAAAGTACGTTACAAGAATTGAAAAACATTCCACATGAAAAAGTCTTGAGAAGGTTGAAGATAAGCTATGATAATCTAGAAAATGGTTATCATAAAGCTATATTTCTTGACGCTGCATGCTTTTTCGTTGGATGGGAGAAAGAAACTGTATATTCTATATGGGAAGGTTGTGGTTATCATCCTGAATCAGTAATATTCAGATTAATTAAAAGGTCCCTTCTAAAATTTGAAGGTAACCGCTTGAGGATGCATGATCAAATAAGAGACATGGGAAGGAGCATTGTCTTAGAAGAAAGCCTTCTGGAGCCGGGTAAGCGTAGTAGGTTATGGTCTCATGATGAAATCTTGGAAGTATTAGAAGAATACAAG GGAACTGATATGATAAAAGGCATGATGTTTCCCGATGTCTTTCCACGTATTAATTTGTATAATGAACACTTTGAGATGATGCACAATCTAAGATATCTCGACATTGGTAATGCAAACTACATGGGAGATTTTTCACGCCTTCCTTCTGGGTTAAGGTGGTTCAAGTGGATGGGCTCCGATGGGGATACTATTCCACCAATCAATTTTTATCATAAGAGTCTAGTTTATCTCGACCTATCGGAGAGCGAGATTAAACCAGCCTGGAATGTGGAGCCTGAAGATGAAAATAAGGTATAg